One genomic segment of Bosea sp. 685 includes these proteins:
- the repC gene encoding plasmid replication protein RepC, with translation MVIHISTTPFGRRSLTLAHVASQANAKERPPEKAVHKWNIFRAICTAKARIGVTERALAVLDALLTFHPETVLTGEGLIVFPSNQQLCLRAHGMPPATLRRHLAVLVDCGLVIRRDSPNGKRYARKDRAGEIEVAFGFDLSPLVVRADEFEGWAEAVHLEERALKLVREKVTICRRDIAKMIATGLEEGVSTHRGGQGPADWMEIHALYRGIVGRIPRSATRQVLEPIAEELALLADEVLILLEDHIKTQNMSGSESHSERHIQNSNPDSLTDLEPRFPESRGVIVEIEPELARMPERTYPLGMVLDACPDIIDYSRGGILNWRDLAATVAVVRPMLGISPSAWAEALGALGEIEASIVVAAILQRGEAISSAGGYLRSLTRRAEAGEFSLGPMLMALIGSRKREKQRA, from the coding sequence GTGGTTATCCACATCTCGACGACGCCCTTTGGGCGGCGATCGCTGACGCTTGCCCATGTCGCAAGCCAGGCGAACGCGAAAGAACGTCCGCCTGAGAAGGCGGTTCATAAATGGAACATCTTCCGGGCGATCTGCACGGCAAAGGCTCGTATCGGTGTAACCGAGCGCGCGCTGGCTGTTCTGGATGCTCTCCTGACGTTTCATCCGGAAACCGTGCTGACGGGCGAGGGGTTGATCGTCTTCCCGTCAAACCAGCAGCTCTGCCTGAGGGCGCACGGCATGCCGCCGGCGACGCTTCGGCGCCATCTCGCAGTCCTGGTCGATTGTGGGTTGGTCATCCGTCGCGATAGCCCCAACGGCAAGCGTTATGCGCGCAAGGACAGGGCAGGGGAGATCGAGGTCGCGTTTGGCTTCGATCTATCGCCGCTTGTCGTTCGCGCCGATGAATTCGAAGGTTGGGCTGAGGCGGTCCACCTCGAGGAGCGAGCGCTGAAGCTGGTGCGCGAGAAGGTCACCATCTGCCGGCGTGACATCGCCAAGATGATTGCGACCGGCCTGGAAGAGGGCGTCTCGACCCACCGCGGAGGGCAGGGCCCGGCCGACTGGATGGAGATCCACGCGCTCTATCGCGGCATTGTCGGCCGGATTCCACGCTCCGCAACGCGCCAGGTCCTGGAGCCGATTGCCGAGGAGCTGGCACTGCTGGCCGACGAAGTGCTCATCCTGTTGGAAGATCACATTAAAACTCAAAATATGAGCGGCAGTGAGTCTCATTCTGAGCGTCACATACAGAATTCAAATCCAGACTCCCTTACTGATCTTGAACCTCGCTTTCCAGAAAGCAGGGGGGTGATCGTCGAGATCGAACCTGAGCTCGCGAGGATGCCTGAACGGACCTACCCGTTGGGGATGGTGCTCGACGCCTGTCCCGATATTATCGACTACAGCCGCGGGGGGATCCTGAACTGGCGTGACTTGGCCGCGACGGTTGCTGTGGTTCGGCCGATGTTGGGAATAAGCCCGAGCGCCTGGGCCGAAGCACTGGGAGCGCTGGGTGAAATCGAGGCCTCAATCGTGGTGGCGGCCATCCTGCAGCGCGGGGAGGCGATCAGCAGCGCCGGCGGCTATTTGCGCAGTCTGACGCGGCGCGCTGAAGCGGGCGAGTTTTCGCTCGGGCCGATGCTGATGGCGCTGATCGGTAGCCGCAAGCGCGAGAAACAGCGGGCCTGA
- a CDS encoding RHE_PE00001 family protein — MNSKLYDLSRVERQTLISDCAAASEAAAIALARFDERLLRAEPVLAEGMRQRGHAFEAQALIGLSGGLCPLEDLCLHDAGMDVRSPTREITRAATMLDERRRLARREPAKVLSPSALRQRLGIEESQDPVRTEREAPPSGTAKKVAAPWDRVGVEDDDDDHADEDDLDLEDERDHVDPAFGEIDALLVRTRKKLDAWNDLSSDEGRKSLTLRDPSYDAAGRLERWLNVVEEGRALPATLAAALALDAWLWLEPSERSGELGFVFAATLLRQRGLSLAHLPAIGLGLRRGKFRWSPHLALSVRISGLFAAFGEAAAFGQADLDRLSLARVVMLRRCEGRRGNSKMAELVDLFVASPLVTVQLAAAQLKVTPQAVEAMLKELGGSLPRELTGRKRYRAWGIL; from the coding sequence GTGAATTCAAAGCTCTATGACCTCTCACGTGTCGAACGCCAGACACTGATTTCGGACTGCGCCGCAGCCTCCGAAGCCGCGGCGATCGCGCTCGCTCGCTTCGACGAGCGTCTGCTCCGCGCCGAGCCCGTCCTGGCCGAGGGAATGCGCCAGCGCGGCCACGCCTTTGAAGCCCAGGCCCTGATCGGGCTCAGTGGCGGGCTGTGCCCGCTCGAGGACCTTTGCCTGCACGACGCCGGCATGGATGTGCGCAGTCCGACCCGCGAGATCACGCGCGCCGCGACCATGTTGGACGAGCGCCGGCGCCTGGCGCGGCGCGAGCCGGCCAAGGTTTTGAGCCCAAGCGCCCTGCGGCAACGGCTCGGTATCGAGGAATCACAAGATCCAGTTCGAACGGAAAGGGAGGCGCCCCCCTCCGGGACCGCGAAAAAGGTCGCGGCGCCATGGGACCGTGTCGGTGTTGAAGACGACGATGACGACCACGCCGACGAGGATGACCTGGACCTGGAGGACGAGCGCGATCATGTCGATCCAGCCTTCGGCGAAATCGACGCGCTGTTGGTGCGCACGCGAAAAAAGCTCGACGCCTGGAACGATCTGTCCTCCGACGAGGGCCGCAAAAGCCTGACGTTGCGCGATCCCAGCTATGACGCCGCGGGGCGGCTCGAGCGCTGGCTCAACGTCGTGGAGGAGGGCAGGGCTCTGCCGGCAACGCTTGCAGCCGCACTTGCGCTCGACGCCTGGCTTTGGCTCGAGCCATCCGAGCGCTCGGGCGAGCTTGGGTTCGTGTTTGCTGCAACCCTATTGCGGCAGCGGGGATTGAGCTTAGCGCATCTGCCGGCGATCGGGTTGGGGTTGCGGCGGGGAAAGTTCCGGTGGAGCCCGCATTTGGCGCTCAGCGTCCGGATCTCCGGGTTGTTTGCTGCTTTTGGTGAGGCGGCCGCGTTTGGGCAGGCTGATCTTGATCGGTTGTCGCTGGCGAGGGTCGTGATGCTGCGGCGGTGTGAGGGGAGGCGGGGGAATTCGAAGATGGCGGAACTGGTCGATCTGTTCGTGGCGTCGCCGCTGGTGACGGTGCAATTGGCGGCGGCGCAGCTAAAAGTGACGCCGCAGGCGGTCGAGGCGATGCTGAAGGAGCTCGGCGGCAGCCTGCCGCGTGAGCTCACCGGTCGGAAGCGCTACCGGGCCTGGGGGATCTTATGA
- a CDS encoding tyrosine-type recombinase/integrase translates to MTSTSLLSAEPETRRALQLDALAGILPIERRDKLATILTDDDVETLRHLAREGMGENSLRALASDLAYLEAWSFASTGSALPWPAPEALVLKFIAHHLWDPARRADDAAHGMPLDVEASLRAGDHLRSEGPHASSTVKRRLAHWATLHRWKGLESPLGTPAIRTGLRLAVRASARPRRRKSKRAVTRDILDRLIATCQSDRLADSRDLAILLVAFGSGGRRRSEVAKLRLEQLSIEADVPLDPDDPNSARLPCMAIALGRTKNNQADDDARVLLIGPPVEALREWLERAAISKGAVFRAIDRWEAIDDRALTPQAINLILKRRCAQAGLDPIAFSAHGLRSGYLTEAARNGVALPAAMRQSQHRSVQQAARYYNDADQALGKAARLAI, encoded by the coding sequence GTGACATCGACCTCCCTGCTCTCGGCCGAGCCCGAAACGCGGCGCGCCCTGCAGCTCGACGCGCTCGCCGGGATTTTGCCGATCGAACGGCGCGACAAGCTGGCAACCATCCTGACCGACGACGACGTCGAGACCCTGCGCCATCTCGCCCGCGAGGGCATGGGCGAAAACTCGCTGCGCGCGCTCGCCTCCGACCTGGCCTATCTCGAAGCCTGGTCGTTCGCTTCGACAGGCTCTGCCCTACCCTGGCCGGCGCCCGAAGCGCTGGTGTTGAAATTTATCGCGCATCACCTCTGGGATCCGGCGCGACGTGCCGACGACGCCGCTCACGGCATGCCACTCGACGTCGAGGCGTCCCTGCGCGCCGGCGATCATCTGCGCAGTGAGGGTCCGCATGCGAGCTCCACCGTAAAGCGCCGCCTGGCGCATTGGGCGACGCTGCATCGCTGGAAAGGGCTTGAGAGCCCGCTCGGCACGCCGGCGATCCGGACCGGTCTGCGCCTGGCTGTCAGGGCAAGTGCCCGCCCGCGCCGGCGCAAAAGCAAGCGCGCCGTCACGCGCGACATTTTGGACCGGCTGATCGCGACCTGCCAGTCGGACCGCCTGGCCGACAGCCGCGATCTCGCCATTTTGCTGGTCGCCTTCGGCTCCGGTGGACGCCGGCGCAGCGAGGTCGCAAAATTGCGCCTCGAGCAACTCAGCATCGAGGCCGATGTGCCGCTCGATCCGGATGATCCAAACTCCGCGCGCCTGCCCTGCATGGCGATCGCGCTCGGCCGAACCAAAAACAACCAAGCCGACGACGATGCGCGGGTGTTGCTGATAGGGCCTCCCGTCGAGGCCCTGCGCGAATGGCTCGAGCGCGCCGCGATCAGCAAGGGCGCCGTGTTTCGGGCGATCGACCGCTGGGAGGCGATCGACGATCGCGCGCTCACGCCCCAGGCGATCAACCTGATCCTCAAGCGCCGCTGCGCTCAGGCCGGTCTCGATCCGATCGCGTTTTCCGCGCACGGCCTGCGCTCCGGCTACCTGACCGAGGCGGCGCGCAACGGCGTTGCCCTGCCCGCAGCCATGCGCCAGTCCCAGCACCGCTCGGTCCAGCAGGCCGCGCGCTACTATAACGATGCCGACCAGGCGCTCGGAAAAGCTGCAAGACTTGCGATTTAA
- a CDS encoding MucR family transcriptional regulator gives MSGNNAELLELTASVVAAYVSKNDVQPSDLVGLIASTHSALAKLGTESEPAPAVAVPLVPAVPIRKSVTPDAIICLEDGKKFKSLKRHLSTSFGMTPEQYRVKWGLPVDYPMVAPAYAEARSALAKSMGLGRKAALGTKKKPAARAKAVRVKS, from the coding sequence ATGTCTGGCAACAACGCCGAGCTTCTCGAACTGACGGCATCGGTCGTTGCAGCCTATGTCTCAAAAAACGACGTTCAACCATCAGACCTCGTTGGCCTGATCGCGAGCACTCATTCCGCACTGGCAAAGCTTGGCACCGAGTCGGAGCCTGCTCCTGCGGTCGCCGTTCCGCTGGTTCCAGCTGTCCCGATCCGAAAATCGGTCACGCCTGATGCGATCATCTGCCTTGAAGACGGCAAGAAGTTCAAATCCCTGAAGCGTCACCTGAGCACATCCTTTGGCATGACGCCCGAGCAGTATCGCGTGAAGTGGGGCTTGCCTGTCGACTACCCGATGGTGGCTCCCGCCTATGCCGAAGCGCGTTCCGCTCTCGCCAAGTCGATGGGCCTTGGACGCAAGGCTGCGCTGGGCACTAAAAAGAAACCTGCAGCGCGCGCGAAAGCGGTCCGCGTCAAAAGCTAG
- a CDS encoding HU family DNA-binding protein, translated as MTKNELIAAVAEGTGKTKADVGAILASLAEVTAKTLKEGGDVTLGGIGKLVAAKRDARQARNPSTGAMIDVPAKTVVKFKVAKDLAETVA; from the coding sequence ATGACCAAGAACGAACTCATTGCGGCTGTCGCCGAAGGCACCGGCAAAACCAAGGCCGATGTCGGCGCTATCCTGGCGTCCCTCGCAGAGGTCACGGCGAAAACCTTGAAGGAAGGCGGCGACGTCACCCTTGGCGGTATTGGCAAGCTCGTCGCTGCCAAGCGTGATGCACGCCAGGCTCGCAACCCCTCGACTGGCGCAATGATCGACGTTCCGGCCAAAACCGTCGTCAAGTTCAAGGTCGCCAAGGATCTCGCCGAGACTGTTGCTTGA
- a CDS encoding WGR domain-containing protein: protein MNSARETGPGKLQMLVLERRDESCNLARFYVLAIEPTLFGDTALIREWGRIGAKGRRRLDLHVDHETAAEALDVWLMRKAARGYRVRCP from the coding sequence ATGAACAGCGCGCGCGAGACCGGGCCCGGAAAGCTGCAAATGCTGGTGCTGGAGCGCCGGGATGAGAGCTGCAATTTGGCCCGTTTCTACGTGCTAGCGATCGAGCCGACGCTGTTTGGCGACACGGCTTTGATCCGCGAATGGGGGCGCATTGGCGCCAAGGGCCGGCGCCGCCTCGATCTGCACGTTGACCATGAAACGGCGGCTGAAGCACTGGACGTCTGGCTGATGCGCAAAGCAGCGCGCGGCTACCGGGTCCGTTGCCCATAG